From the Nodularia sp. NIES-3585 genome, one window contains:
- a CDS encoding GAF domain-containing protein, with the protein MNAKSNHHEAARLEVLRQYQILDTEPEEAYDNLAQLAAFICGTPIALVNFIDENRQWFKAKLGLDVPEMPRNVGLSYLCQEKRDVVVVPDALADAKLATNTVVTSYPYVRFYAGVPLITPKGYMLGTLCVIDKVPRQLSQQQIKALVALSRLVINQLELRRNVSEVSLISEELITHEQGAKTQIANILESITDAFFALDQDWRFTYINSQAEGLLQKSKNQLLGKNIWEVLPALVDTKFYREYQRAIAQQVSVEFAELYPPLNGWFSVHAYPSRDGLSVYFQDITEKQQIAAALQQSEERWQLALQGNNDGIWDWNVKTNEVFFSTRWKEMLGYADHEITNHWDEWEKRVHPDDLDDVQQAFENHFAQKTPFYVTEHRLLCKDGSYKWILDRGQALWNETGDVVRMLGSHTDIAERKQAEEELKRQNLRSQLFAEITLKIRESLQLDEILQTTVNEVQKLLQADRVLMFQVWADGSGTVVQEAVLPGWPVVLGQDIFDPCFEEQGYVEKYRLGRVGAIVDIEKANIKACYREFLQNLGVKANLVVPIRVRENLWGLLIAHQCATPRQWNSFELDLLQQIANQIGIAIAQAKLLEQETQHTQELARSNAELEQFAYVASHDLQEPLRMVTSYLQLLERKYKNELDANAEQFITYAVDGARRMQSLINDLLNYSRVTSRGQPIVEVDFQTIFERAIANLKFTIEESGAIITHDPLPVIMADPSQLTQVLQNLIANAIKFRGESPLKIHIGAVKAEQTEEQLPTPHSPLPTPPNEWLFSVSDNGIGIEPQYAERIFVIFQRLHGRSKYPGTGIGLAICKKIIERHGGRIWVESKPGQGSIFYFTIPEKAGKKS; encoded by the coding sequence ATGAATGCTAAATCAAATCATCATGAAGCGGCGAGGCTGGAAGTTCTGCGCCAGTATCAGATTTTGGATACAGAACCTGAAGAAGCTTATGATAATTTAGCTCAACTAGCTGCTTTTATCTGTGGTACACCCATAGCCTTAGTCAATTTTATCGATGAAAATCGGCAGTGGTTTAAAGCAAAATTAGGTTTGGATGTCCCGGAAATGCCCCGGAATGTCGGCTTATCTTACCTTTGTCAAGAAAAACGAGATGTTGTAGTAGTACCAGATGCTTTAGCTGATGCCAAGTTGGCAACCAATACGGTGGTCACTTCTTATCCCTATGTCAGGTTTTATGCTGGTGTCCCGTTGATTACCCCGAAGGGATATATGCTGGGGACCCTATGTGTAATTGACAAAGTACCACGGCAACTGAGCCAACAACAAATAAAAGCACTGGTGGCTCTGAGTCGCTTAGTAATTAACCAACTGGAACTCAGACGTAATGTATCTGAAGTATCTCTGATTAGTGAGGAGTTGATTACTCATGAGCAAGGGGCGAAAACCCAAATTGCCAATATACTCGAAAGTATCACTGATGCTTTTTTTGCCCTAGATCAAGATTGGCGATTTACATATATTAATAGTCAGGCAGAAGGACTGTTACAGAAAAGCAAAAATCAGCTATTGGGTAAAAATATCTGGGAAGTTTTACCAGCACTGGTAGATACAAAATTTTATCGTGAGTATCAAAGAGCGATCGCTCAACAAGTTAGTGTGGAATTTGCCGAATTATATCCACCCCTGAACGGTTGGTTTAGCGTTCACGCCTATCCCTCACGGGATGGCTTGTCTGTGTATTTTCAAGATATTACCGAAAAACAGCAAATAGCCGCAGCCTTGCAACAGAGTGAGGAACGTTGGCAATTAGCTTTACAGGGTAATAATGATGGTATTTGGGATTGGAATGTCAAAACCAATGAGGTGTTTTTCTCCACTCGCTGGAAGGAAATGCTGGGATATGCAGACCACGAAATTACTAATCATTGGGATGAATGGGAAAAAAGAGTCCATCCTGATGATTTAGATGATGTCCAGCAAGCCTTTGAAAATCATTTTGCCCAGAAAACACCGTTTTATGTGACTGAACATCGACTTTTATGTAAAGACGGTAGTTATAAATGGATTCTAGATCGCGGACAAGCACTTTGGAATGAGACTGGTGATGTGGTGCGGATGCTAGGTTCCCATACTGATATTGCTGAACGCAAACAAGCCGAAGAGGAATTAAAACGGCAGAATTTGCGTTCGCAATTATTTGCGGAAATCACCCTGAAAATTCGCGAAAGTCTACAATTAGACGAAATTCTGCAAACTACGGTAAATGAAGTTCAAAAACTCCTGCAAGCTGACCGAGTATTGATGTTTCAAGTTTGGGCGGATGGTTCGGGAACGGTGGTACAAGAAGCTGTGCTACCTGGTTGGCCTGTGGTTTTAGGACAAGACATTTTCGACCCCTGCTTTGAAGAACAAGGCTATGTGGAAAAATATCGACTAGGAAGAGTTGGTGCAATTGTAGATATTGAAAAAGCTAATATTAAAGCCTGTTATCGGGAATTCCTGCAAAATTTAGGTGTCAAGGCTAACCTTGTAGTCCCGATTCGGGTCAGGGAAAATCTTTGGGGTTTGTTGATTGCTCATCAGTGTGCTACACCTCGCCAGTGGAACAGCTTTGAGTTAGATTTGTTACAACAGATAGCCAACCAAATTGGAATTGCGATCGCCCAAGCCAAGTTATTAGAACAAGAAACCCAGCATACTCAGGAACTGGCTCGTTCTAATGCTGAACTAGAACAATTTGCCTATGTAGCTTCCCATGATTTACAAGAACCGTTACGGATGGTGACCAGTTATTTACAACTGTTAGAGCGCAAGTATAAAAATGAACTAGATGCTAATGCTGAACAGTTTATTACTTACGCTGTAGATGGGGCGCGGCGAATGCAGAGCTTGATTAACGATTTGTTGAATTATTCCCGTGTTACTAGTCGGGGACAGCCCATTGTTGAAGTTGATTTTCAAACGATTTTTGAGCGAGCGATCGCCAACCTTAAATTTACCATTGAGGAGAGTGGCGCAATCATTACCCATGATCCTTTACCTGTGATTATGGCTGATCCTAGCCAACTCACCCAAGTGTTACAAAACTTAATTGCTAACGCCATCAAATTCCGGGGAGAATCACCACTAAAAATTCATATAGGAGCCGTGAAAGCCGAACAAACAGAAGAACAACTCCCCACTCCCCACTCCCCACTCCCCACTCCCCCAAATGAATGGCTATTCTCCGTGAGTGATAATGGAATTGGTATAGAACCCCAATATGCTGAACGCATTTTTGTGATATTTCAACGCTTGCATGGTAGAAGTAAATATCCAGGTACTGGAATTGGCTTGGCAATTTGTAAGAAAATTATAGAACGCCACGGTGGCCGGATCTGGGTTGAGTCAAAACCGGGTCAAGGCTCGATTTTTTACTTCACCATTCCAGAAAAAGCTGGTAAAAAATCGTGA
- the psbA gene encoding photosystem II q(b) protein yields the protein MTTTLQQRQSANVWDRFCEWITSTDNRIYIGWFGVLIIPTLLAATTCFIIAFVAAPPVDIDGIREPVAGSLIYGNNIISGAVVPSSNAIGLHFYPIWEAASLDEWLYNGGPYQLVIFHFLIGCACYLGRQWELSYRLGMRPWICVAYSAPLASATAVFLIYPIGQGSFSDGMPLGISGTFNFMIVFQAEHNILMHPFHMLGVAGVFGGSLFSAMHGSLVTSSLVRETTETESLNYGYKFGQEEETYNIVAAHGYFGRLIFQYASFNNSRSLHFFLAAWPVIGIWFTALGISTMAFNLNGFNFNQSVIDSQGRVIATWADVINRANLGMEVMHERNAHNFPLDLAAADVAPVALTAPAING from the coding sequence ATGACTACTACCTTACAACAGCGCCAAAGCGCTAACGTATGGGATCGCTTCTGCGAATGGATCACCAGCACCGACAACCGCATTTACATCGGTTGGTTCGGAGTCCTAATTATCCCAACCCTACTAGCTGCTACCACCTGCTTCATCATCGCTTTTGTTGCAGCACCTCCAGTAGACATCGACGGTATCCGTGAACCCGTAGCTGGTTCTTTGATTTACGGAAACAACATCATCTCAGGTGCAGTTGTTCCTTCTTCTAACGCTATCGGCTTGCACTTCTACCCCATCTGGGAAGCAGCTTCCTTAGATGAGTGGTTGTACAACGGTGGTCCTTACCAATTGGTAATTTTCCACTTCTTGATCGGTTGCGCTTGCTACTTAGGTCGTCAGTGGGAACTATCTTACCGCTTGGGTATGCGTCCTTGGATCTGTGTAGCTTACTCTGCGCCTTTGGCATCTGCTACCGCAGTATTCTTGATCTACCCAATTGGTCAAGGTTCATTCTCTGACGGTATGCCTTTGGGTATCTCCGGAACCTTCAACTTCATGATTGTGTTCCAAGCAGAACACAACATCTTGATGCACCCCTTCCATATGTTGGGAGTAGCTGGTGTCTTCGGTGGTTCTTTGTTCTCCGCAATGCACGGTTCCTTGGTGACATCTTCCTTGGTACGTGAAACAACCGAAACCGAATCACTCAACTACGGTTACAAGTTCGGACAAGAAGAAGAAACCTACAACATCGTTGCAGCCCACGGTTACTTCGGTCGGTTAATCTTCCAATACGCATCCTTCAACAACAGCCGTTCACTTCACTTCTTCCTAGCTGCTTGGCCTGTAATCGGTATCTGGTTTACCGCTTTGGGTATCAGCACAATGGCGTTCAACTTGAACGGTTTCAACTTCAACCAATCAGTAATTGATTCTCAAGGTCGGGTCATCGCTACCTGGGCTGACGTAATCAACCGCGCTAACTTGGGTATGGAAGTAATGCACGAGCGCAACGCTCACAACTTCCCTCTAGACTTGGCTGCTGCTGATGTTGCTCCAGTTGCTTTAACTGCACCTGCTATCAACGGTTAA
- a CDS encoding 1-acyl-sn-glycerol-3-phosphate acyltransferase has translation MIYQHAVKWLKTQQKKASGEGYRFSWFDWCCLWYPPGWLVLFNRHWQHYHADPDGWNWVEYGLFLVPGGFYLALLNRWLRLGCRSPRQEVDEYNPEYQKAFREEILAPIVQYYFQAELQQINNLPPQSPVIVVMNHAGMCFPWDFITLGYLLSKVRDWEVQPLASETLFQHPWVSWWLPPKWSEVLGAVRAKRGDFEKAIASLTPEANAQGKTLLYAPEGVRGPLKGWSQRYQLQKFDVSFMQMSDRYHIPILPVVCIGSESLHPWTINLKKLQRLFKLPFLPISPLMMVLLIFPSMGVWAMRTRLHYFIQPVQKVNSVQGRTATYKQVQQLREKLQIQIIALLNQDLSHAEAQRRRE, from the coding sequence GTGATTTATCAACACGCTGTCAAGTGGCTCAAAACTCAACAAAAAAAAGCATCAGGTGAAGGTTACAGATTTAGCTGGTTTGACTGGTGTTGTCTGTGGTATCCTCCTGGTTGGCTAGTTTTATTTAACCGCCACTGGCAGCACTATCATGCCGATCCCGATGGTTGGAATTGGGTAGAATATGGATTATTTTTAGTTCCGGGCGGATTTTACTTAGCACTGCTAAATCGATGGTTACGTCTGGGATGTCGTTCACCAAGACAAGAAGTTGATGAATATAATCCTGAGTATCAGAAAGCTTTTCGTGAAGAAATTTTGGCTCCCATAGTTCAATATTACTTTCAGGCAGAATTGCAACAAATTAATAACTTACCGCCACAAAGTCCTGTAATTGTAGTGATGAATCATGCCGGGATGTGTTTTCCTTGGGACTTTATTACTTTAGGTTATCTATTAAGTAAAGTGCGAGATTGGGAGGTGCAACCCCTAGCTAGTGAAACACTATTTCAGCATCCTTGGGTGAGTTGGTGGTTACCACCTAAATGGTCAGAGGTTTTAGGCGCTGTGCGAGCCAAGAGGGGTGATTTTGAAAAAGCGATCGCTTCGCTCACGCCAGAGGCGAACGCCCAAGGTAAAACTTTGCTATACGCACCTGAAGGAGTTCGTGGACCACTTAAAGGTTGGAGTCAACGCTATCAACTACAAAAATTTGATGTGAGTTTTATGCAAATGAGCGATCGCTATCATATTCCGATTCTCCCAGTTGTGTGCATTGGTAGCGAATCCTTACATCCTTGGACAATCAACCTCAAGAAATTGCAACGACTATTTAAATTACCGTTTTTGCCCATATCACCATTAATGATGGTCTTGCTCATATTTCCCTCAATGGGAGTTTGGGCAATGAGAACTCGCCTACATTACTTTATCCAACCTGTACAAAAAGTCAACTCAGTTCAAGGACGTACAGCAACTTATAAACAAGTACAGCAACTTCGAGAGAAACTCCAAATTCAAATTATAGCCTTGCTGAATCAAGATTTATCGCACGCAGAGGCGCAGAGACGCAGAGAGTAG
- a CDS encoding response regulator transcription factor — MKILLVDDEVELTDPLSRVLTREGYSVDMAYDGATGSEFAVVGTYDLLILDWMLPGKTGLEICQEMRRQGKATPVLFLTAKDTLDDRVEGLDAGADDYLVKPFELRELLARVRALLRRAGSPSYETTTGRLTVADLELDSENQVAYRQGRIIELSQKESQLLHYFMENTGHLLTHAQILQHLWQQDHEQPNSNVIAALIRLLRRKVEVGRESPLIHTVYGKGYRFGTSSMD; from the coding sequence ATGAAAATTTTATTAGTTGATGACGAAGTAGAACTAACTGACCCCCTAAGTCGTGTGTTAACGCGCGAGGGTTACAGTGTGGATATGGCTTATGATGGTGCAACTGGTAGCGAATTTGCTGTGGTGGGTACTTATGATTTATTGATTTTAGATTGGATGTTACCAGGAAAAACTGGTTTAGAGATTTGTCAGGAGATGCGCCGCCAAGGTAAAGCCACACCTGTGTTATTTCTCACAGCCAAAGATACTTTAGATGACCGCGTAGAAGGTTTAGATGCGGGTGCTGATGACTATTTAGTAAAACCGTTTGAACTGCGGGAGTTATTAGCGCGAGTTCGTGCTTTGTTACGTCGTGCTGGTTCCCCCAGCTATGAAACCACAACTGGACGGCTGACAGTCGCTGATTTAGAACTTGATAGTGAAAACCAAGTAGCCTATCGTCAAGGAAGAATTATTGAATTATCTCAAAAAGAAAGTCAGCTGCTACACTATTTTATGGAAAATACGGGACATTTGCTCACTCATGCCCAGATTCTGCAACATCTTTGGCAGCAAGATCATGAACAACCAAATAGTAATGTCATAGCCGCATTAATTCGCCTGCTGCGGCGTAAGGTTGAGGTAGGCAGAGAGAGTCCACTAATTCATACTGTTTACGGCAAAGGCTACCGTTTTGGAACTTCTTCTATGGATTAA
- the hisG gene encoding ATP phosphoribosyltransferase: protein MLTVALPKGELLKNSIRLLKSVGLDFSAFLDSGTRQLQIPDASGQAKGLLVRGQDVPVYVEYGQAQLGIIGYDVLREKKPQVAHLVDLQFGHCRMSVAVKASSAYKSPLDLPPHGRVASKYVNCAREYFHSLDIPIEIVPLYGSVELGPITGMSEAIVDLVSTGRTLRENGLIEITTLYESTARLIGHPLSYRLNTGNLHQFVEQLRQEASLTAV, encoded by the coding sequence ATGTTAACTGTTGCGTTGCCCAAAGGGGAACTACTTAAAAATAGCATCCGCCTGTTAAAATCTGTAGGATTAGATTTTAGCGCTTTTTTAGATTCTGGAACCCGCCAACTGCAAATTCCTGATGCTAGCGGACAAGCAAAAGGACTGTTAGTGCGCGGGCAAGATGTGCCTGTATATGTAGAATATGGTCAAGCACAGTTGGGGATTATTGGTTACGATGTGCTGCGGGAAAAAAAGCCGCAAGTTGCACATTTAGTTGATTTACAGTTTGGTCATTGTCGAATGTCAGTGGCTGTAAAAGCATCTAGTGCCTATAAATCGCCCTTAGATTTACCTCCTCATGGTCGAGTTGCTTCTAAGTATGTCAATTGCGCTCGTGAATATTTCCATAGTCTGGATATACCTATAGAAATAGTACCCTTGTACGGTTCTGTGGAGCTAGGCCCTATTACGGGAATGTCAGAAGCAATTGTGGATTTAGTCTCTACGGGGCGGACTTTGCGCGAAAATGGTTTAATCGAAATTACGACTTTGTATGAAAGTACGGCGCGTTTAATTGGTCATCCGCTGAGTTATCGTCTTAACACAGGTAACTTGCATCAATTCGTTGAGCAACTACGCCAAGAAGCTTCTTTAACTGCCGTTTAA
- the pabB gene encoding aminodeoxychorismate synthase component I, with translation MKTLIIDNYDSYTFNLYQLIAEVNGEYPTVICNDQVVWDELQQCQFDNIVISPGPGRPENPKDFGICRQIIQNAQIPLLGVCLGHQGLGYEYGGKVIHAPEVRHGQMSQVYHIGSDLFEAIPSPFSAVRYHSLVVSDDLPDCLEKVAWTQDNLVMGLRHRFLPLWGVQFHPESICTQHGKTLLENFKKITIKIAQKQDSSPRKHYWTGNGRTAPLPRSSTYQKQQQEFQLCTRKLNLCPDTEQMFVHLFGKAQNAFWLDSSRLEAGLSRFSYMGDNSGENSLLIQYKTRCLRPGQRSHELTVTHSDTISSRTEGIFEYLNCEIERRHCSSDHLPFDFNCGFVGYFGYELKAECGFPLNYPSALPDAMFLLADRMIAIDHQEQTLYLLCLIQPEQTTSAEVWFESITQQIDNLPPLSPIVPQKTQTPVIFQLNRSQKTYLDDIQICLQEIQEGETYQVCLTNQMQTDVTPDPLAFYRSLRRINPAPYAAFLRFGDMAIACSSPERFLHIDRQGWVETKPIKGTLRRGETIDEDFILREQLRNSEKDRAENLMIVDLLRNDLGRVCAVGTVHVPKLMDVETYATVHQLVTTIRGHLRTDMSNTDCIRHAFPGGSMTGAPKLRTLEIIDRLEQKARGVYSGSIGFLGLNGSADLNIVIRTAVLTPEYTSIGLGGGIVALSDPETEFQETLLKAKALIHAMILTTHGTFDPNQYDIQGIKTSAFDSYEKVRV, from the coding sequence GTGAAAACCCTAATTATTGACAACTATGATTCTTATACCTTTAATCTTTACCAATTAATTGCAGAGGTGAATGGAGAGTATCCCACAGTGATTTGCAACGATCAAGTTGTATGGGATGAACTCCAACAGTGCCAATTTGATAATATTGTGATTTCACCGGGTCCAGGTCGTCCGGAGAACCCAAAAGATTTTGGGATTTGTCGTCAAATTATTCAAAATGCACAGATACCACTTCTAGGCGTTTGCCTTGGACATCAGGGACTTGGCTATGAATATGGAGGGAAAGTTATTCATGCTCCAGAGGTTCGGCATGGTCAAATGAGTCAAGTTTATCACATTGGGAGTGATTTATTTGAGGCAATTCCTTCTCCTTTTTCTGCTGTGCGCTACCATTCCTTGGTGGTTTCAGATGATTTACCGGACTGCTTAGAAAAGGTGGCGTGGACCCAAGACAACCTTGTGATGGGATTACGCCATCGATTTTTGCCGCTATGGGGTGTGCAGTTTCATCCAGAGTCAATTTGTACTCAGCATGGAAAAACTTTGTTAGAAAATTTTAAAAAAATCACTATAAAAATTGCCCAAAAGCAAGACAGCAGTCCCAGAAAACATTATTGGACAGGAAATGGCCGAACTGCTCCTTTACCGCGAAGTTCTACCTACCAAAAACAGCAGCAGGAATTTCAACTTTGTACCCGCAAGTTGAATCTGTGTCCCGATACCGAGCAGATGTTTGTGCATCTGTTTGGCAAAGCACAAAATGCTTTCTGGCTAGACAGCAGTCGTCTGGAAGCTGGTCTTTCTCGCTTCTCCTATATGGGAGATAATAGTGGCGAAAACAGTCTGCTGATTCAGTATAAAACGCGATGCCTTCGGCCAGGGCAGCGATCGCACGAACTTACAGTTACACACTCCGACACTATAAGCTCTAGGACAGAGGGAATTTTTGAGTATCTCAACTGCGAAATTGAAAGGCGACACTGTTCATCTGATCATCTACCCTTCGATTTCAATTGCGGATTTGTGGGTTACTTTGGGTATGAACTAAAGGCGGAGTGCGGATTTCCATTAAACTACCCCTCTGCCTTACCTGATGCAATGTTCCTGTTGGCTGATCGGATGATTGCAATCGATCACCAGGAGCAAACCCTATATCTGCTCTGCCTAATTCAGCCGGAACAAACAACCTCAGCCGAAGTCTGGTTTGAATCGATTACACAACAGATTGACAACCTTCCTCCCTTGTCGCCTATTGTTCCTCAGAAGACTCAGACACCTGTTATTTTCCAATTAAATCGGTCTCAAAAGACTTACCTTGATGATATTCAGATATGTTTGCAGGAAATTCAGGAAGGAGAAACTTATCAAGTTTGTTTAACAAACCAGATGCAGACAGACGTGACCCCTGATCCACTGGCGTTTTATCGTTCATTACGCCGCATTAATCCTGCTCCCTATGCTGCATTTTTACGCTTTGGCGATATGGCTATTGCCTGCTCGTCTCCAGAGCGATTTCTACATATTGATCGCCAAGGATGGGTAGAAACAAAGCCAATCAAGGGGACACTGCGACGAGGAGAAACAATCGACGAAGACTTTATTCTGCGTGAACAATTGCGGAACAGCGAAAAAGATCGAGCTGAAAATCTGATGATTGTGGATTTACTTCGCAATGATCTAGGACGGGTTTGTGCTGTGGGAACTGTCCATGTTCCCAAATTGATGGATGTGGAAACCTATGCCACGGTGCATCAACTGGTGACGACGATTCGCGGTCATTTACGCACCGATATGAGTAATACAGACTGCATTCGCCACGCATTTCCCGGCGGTTCTATGACAGGTGCGCCTAAGCTTAGAACCCTCGAGATTATTGATCGATTAGAGCAGAAAGCACGGGGAGTGTACTCAGGGTCAATCGGCTTCTTAGGATTGAATGGTTCCGCCGATTTGAATATTGTCATTCGTACTGCTGTACTGACTCCTGAATACACCTCAATCGGTCTTGGCGGAGGCATTGTGGCGCTTTCTGATCCTGAAACGGAGTTTCAGGAAACATTGCTCAAAGCAAAGGCATTGATCCATGCTATGATCCTCACAACGCATGGAACATTTGATCCCAACCAATATGACATTCAGGGAATAAAAACATCGGCTTTCGATAGCTATGAAAAAGTGCGTGTATAA
- the cobJ gene encoding precorrin-3B C(17)-methyltransferase: MMTNIAPAVVVLGQNSVPVARQIISILPGATLYGLAGRTSEVDVSFTKFGDTLRQLFAEGTPLIGICAAGILIRTIAPMLSDKKQEPPVLAVAEDGSAVVPLLGGLNGVNDLARRIAEVLDVKPAITTTGDIRFRTALLSPPPGYHLANPDDAKKFISDLLAGAQVKLEGTAPWLSNSQLPIDPNGDLTIEVTERLVTSAPNRLVYHPATIAIAIAISDTLDVALVQQLLADAELSPASVAGIFAHITLATNPAIKAIANAFKVPARFFTSNQLENLTSQGYSPLQAIALTATGSSPLSSSSPHLALAIAPTPIDPNTIGQAQGRLAIIGTGPGGSKWMSPEVTEILKSATDLVGYKTYINLIGSLADGKRRHESDNREEIARATMALDLAAEGRYVAVVSSGDPGIYAMAAAVFEVCDRNPKPEWESIDIHVAPGISAMQAAAAAIGAPLGHDFCAISLSDILKPWSIIEQRIAAAAEADFAIAFYNPVSKERTWQLAAAQNILLQYRTPDTPVVLARNLGRPGQMVKVIKLDQLTPDSADMRTVILVGSSQTRTIQRSDGSISVYTPRRYTEEKI; encoded by the coding sequence ATGATGACAAATATCGCACCTGCCGTTGTGGTACTGGGTCAAAACAGTGTGCCAGTAGCCCGCCAAATAATCAGCATTCTGCCAGGGGCGACATTATATGGTTTGGCAGGTCGCACATCTGAGGTTGATGTCAGCTTCACGAAATTTGGTGACACACTGCGCCAGTTGTTTGCCGAGGGAACGCCATTAATTGGTATTTGTGCTGCTGGTATCCTGATCAGAACAATAGCACCGATGCTTTCTGATAAAAAACAGGAACCGCCAGTATTAGCCGTAGCTGAAGATGGTAGTGCTGTGGTTCCGCTTTTGGGTGGACTGAATGGCGTGAATGATTTGGCGCGACGCATTGCTGAGGTACTTGATGTTAAACCTGCAATCACCACCACAGGTGATATTCGCTTCCGCACAGCGTTATTATCTCCGCCGCCTGGATATCATTTAGCTAATCCAGATGATGCAAAGAAATTTATCTCAGATTTATTAGCTGGGGCGCAAGTTAAGCTCGAAGGTACAGCGCCTTGGTTGAGTAATAGTCAACTACCCATAGACCCCAATGGCGATTTGACCATCGAGGTTACAGAAAGATTAGTGACTTCTGCACCCAACCGTCTGGTTTATCACCCAGCAACTATAGCGATCGCGATCGCCATCAGTGATACCCTTGATGTAGCTTTAGTACAACAGCTGTTAGCAGATGCCGAACTTTCCCCCGCATCAGTAGCAGGAATATTTGCACATATCACCCTAGCCACAAATCCAGCTATAAAAGCCATTGCCAACGCCTTTAAAGTACCTGCCCGCTTTTTTACCTCAAATCAATTAGAAAACTTGACATCACAAGGTTATAGCCCCCTCCAAGCTATAGCCCTCACCGCCACAGGTTCATCTCCCTTATCCTCCTCATCTCCCCACCTAGCCCTCGCCATTGCTCCCACACCCATTGATCCCAACACTATCGGTCAAGCACAGGGACGGTTAGCAATTATTGGCACTGGGCCAGGTGGTTCAAAGTGGATGTCTCCAGAGGTGACAGAAATACTCAAATCTGCAACTGATTTAGTGGGTTACAAAACATACATTAATTTAATTGGTTCTCTAGCTGATGGTAAACGACGGCACGAGTCAGACAACCGTGAAGAAATTGCACGGGCAACAATGGCTCTGGATTTGGCAGCAGAGGGGCGATATGTAGCAGTAGTTTCTTCTGGTGATCCTGGGATATATGCAATGGCTGCGGCTGTATTTGAGGTATGCGATCGCAACCCCAAACCGGAATGGGAAAGTATAGATATTCATGTTGCACCGGGGATATCAGCCATGCAGGCGGCTGCTGCGGCCATTGGTGCGCCATTGGGGCATGACTTCTGCGCGATTTCCCTGTCTGATATTTTAAAACCTTGGTCAATTATCGAACAACGAATTGCTGCGGCTGCTGAAGCTGATTTTGCGATCGCCTTTTATAATCCTGTTTCCAAAGAGCGCACTTGGCAACTAGCAGCAGCGCAAAATATTTTACTGCAATATAGAACACCAGATACCCCAGTAGTATTAGCAAGAAATCTCGGCAGACCAGGACAGATGGTGAAAGTAATCAAACTTGACCAGTTAACACCAGATTCAGCCGATATGCGGACAGTTATTTTAGTTGGTTCCAGCCAAACCCGAACAATTCAACGCAGTGATGGCAGTATTTCCGTTTATACACCAAGAAGATACACTGAAGAAAAGATTTGA
- a CDS encoding DUF3386 domain-containing protein: protein MTITKLSAQELFRAAYENRYTWDKTFPGYTADITYKYDHQVFTGKVVIDGDLKAEVLDVEDESAKKAIHGQAWEIAIHRVRRSFEDTHSANQFSYGNTDETGATEILVGGKGEGDKYKVRNNEVCHVHRLIHGTYVTIDTFSSHDTGAGYLSHTYDSVYHDPKTGEQKGGRSEFTDEYQKVGEYFILNRREIRTETAGKVSTQEFVFSNLKLL from the coding sequence ATGACAATTACAAAACTTTCTGCTCAGGAACTTTTCCGGGCTGCTTATGAAAATCGCTACACTTGGGACAAGACTTTTCCAGGTTACACCGCAGATATTACGTATAAATATGATCACCAAGTATTTACAGGTAAAGTAGTTATTGACGGTGACCTGAAGGCCGAAGTCTTGGACGTAGAAGATGAGTCAGCAAAAAAAGCCATCCACGGTCAGGCTTGGGAAATTGCCATTCACCGCGTCCGTCGTAGCTTTGAAGATACCCATAGTGCTAATCAATTCAGCTACGGTAACACCGACGAAACTGGAGCAACTGAAATTTTAGTTGGTGGTAAAGGTGAAGGCGATAAATATAAAGTTCGCAATAATGAAGTTTGCCACGTTCATCGTTTAATCCACGGTACTTATGTGACCATTGACACTTTCAGCAGTCATGATACTGGAGCCGGTTATTTGTCTCACACCTATGACTCTGTATACCATGATCCTAAAACAGGCGAACAAAAAGGTGGTAGAAGTGAGTTCACCGATGAATACCAAAAAGTTGGTGAATATTTCATTTTAAATCGTCGGGAGATTCGCACTGAAACAGCAGGAAAAGTTTCAACTCAAGAGTTCGTGTTCTCGAACCTGAAACTGTTGTAA